In Molothrus ater isolate BHLD 08-10-18 breed brown headed cowbird chromosome 7, BPBGC_Mater_1.1, whole genome shotgun sequence, one genomic interval encodes:
- the LOC118688858 gene encoding alpha-aspartyl dipeptidase-like isoform X1 encodes MSRKVTAKMAKSSMARPGRWSGGGSAPPRGRRRGRKGRTGLGREHGSARLGSARHGEPAAPAADLQLHPARRGLPGPLPAAHPELPRAVSAVRGCGSAPGPHFRRAHRSLPSLLSQEGYGLDSIHESCDPVEAVRKSEAIFIGGGNTFRLLKALYDNCLIHEIRKRVLEDGIPYMGSSAGTNVATVSINTTNDMPIVYPPSLQALGLVPFNINPHYLDPDIKRTHMGETREERIRQYHEEPNTPPVLGLREGTMLLVEGDKATLQGVTGARLFLRGKKPTEHEPGTDFSFLLTDSNPLNP; translated from the exons ATGAGCAGGAAAGTGACGGCGAAGATGGCGAAGTCCAGCATGGCCAGGCCGGGGCGGTGGAGCGGCGGCGGCTCGGCCCCACCCCGGGGCCGCCGGCGGGGCAGGAAGGGGCGGaccgggctgggcagggagcacggctcggctcggctcggctcggctcggcatGGGGAGCCCGCGGCGCCTGCTGCTGATCTCCAACTCCACCCTGCACGGAGGGGGCTACCTGggccactgccagcagcacatccagagCTTCCTCGGGCAGTAAGCGCCgtgaggggctgcgggagcgcTCCCGGTCCCCACTTCCGCCGTGCCCACcgctctctcccctctctcctctcccaggaaG gTTATGGGCTGGACAGCATTCATGAGTCTTGTGATCCAGTGGAAGCTGTAAGGAAATCTGAAGCAATATTTATTG GAGGTGGGAACACATTCCGTCTCCTGAAAGCTCTTTATGACAACTGTCTGATACATGAGATCAGGAAAAGAGTTCTTGAG GATGGGATTCCTTACATGGGATCCAGCGCAGGAACCAACGTTGCTACTGTCAGCATCAATACCACCAATGACATGCCAATTGTTTATCCACCTTCCCTGCAGGCTCTAGGATTAGTTCCTTTTAATATTAACCCCCACTACCTGGACCCAGACATTAAAAGAACTCACATGGGT GAGACAAGAGAGGAAAGAATCCGCCAGTACCATGAAGAACCAAACACGCCTCCAGTTCTG GGCTTGCGGGAAGGTACGATGCTGTTAGTGGAAGGAGATAAAGCCACGCTGCAAGGAGTGACAGGAGCACGTCTGTTTTTGAG GGGTAAGAAACCAACTGAACATGAGCCTGGAACAGATTTCAGTTTCCTCCTGACTGACAGCAATCCCCTGAATCCATAG
- the LOC118688858 gene encoding alpha-aspartyl dipeptidase-like isoform X2 — MGSPRRLLLISNSTLHGGGYLGHCQQHIQSFLGQKVKRVLFIPYALHDRDAYARTAREKFESLGYGLDSIHESCDPVEAVRKSEAIFIGGGNTFRLLKALYDNCLIHEIRKRVLEDGIPYMGSSAGTNVATVSINTTNDMPIVYPPSLQALGLVPFNINPHYLDPDIKRTHMGETREERIRQYHEEPNTPPVLGLREGTMLLVEGDKATLQGVTGARLFLRGKKPTEHEPGTDFSFLLTDSNPLNP; from the exons atGGGGAGCCCGCGGCGCCTGCTGCTGATCTCCAACTCCACCCTGCACGGAGGGGGCTACCTGggccactgccagcagcacatccagagCTTCCTCGGGCA gaaGGTAAAGCGGGTGCTGTTCATCCCCTACGCCCTGCACGACCGCGACGCCTACGCCCGCACGGCCAGGGAGAAGTTTGAAAGCCTGG gTTATGGGCTGGACAGCATTCATGAGTCTTGTGATCCAGTGGAAGCTGTAAGGAAATCTGAAGCAATATTTATTG GAGGTGGGAACACATTCCGTCTCCTGAAAGCTCTTTATGACAACTGTCTGATACATGAGATCAGGAAAAGAGTTCTTGAG GATGGGATTCCTTACATGGGATCCAGCGCAGGAACCAACGTTGCTACTGTCAGCATCAATACCACCAATGACATGCCAATTGTTTATCCACCTTCCCTGCAGGCTCTAGGATTAGTTCCTTTTAATATTAACCCCCACTACCTGGACCCAGACATTAAAAGAACTCACATGGGT GAGACAAGAGAGGAAAGAATCCGCCAGTACCATGAAGAACCAAACACGCCTCCAGTTCTG GGCTTGCGGGAAGGTACGATGCTGTTAGTGGAAGGAGATAAAGCCACGCTGCAAGGAGTGACAGGAGCACGTCTGTTTTTGAG GGGTAAGAAACCAACTGAACATGAGCCTGGAACAGATTTCAGTTTCCTCCTGACTGACAGCAATCCCCTGAATCCATAG